The DNA segment caatataaatatataaaatgacagttaatatgcataagtgctgtgaagtggggagaggggggaagagcaaagggagtgagtcagggtgacacagaatggagtgggaaatgaggaaaatcaGAACTTAATCTGGAAAGTCCtctcggagatgtgccttcagtaaagctttgaagggggagagaggaattgtctggtagatttgaggagggagggtgttccaggctagagttaggatgtgggcgagaggtcactcGTCCGTGACTTTGTCCCGTGTCTTGGGGAGTTTATGGCTGCTCGCCCTCCTGAACCGATCCCACCAACTCCTCCGGGGACCCCGGGAAAGCAGGGAGCTGGACGGGCCGGAGGCCCTGGGCTGGACTGGTCGGTCAGCCTCGATGTCACCTCTGAGACGCTTCCAGGAGAGTCCATGACGCCCTTCTCACAGAAACCCCCGTGacatccgagaagcagcatggcctagtgaatggagcaacggcctgggagtcagaaagccatgggctctaatcttggctccaccacttgtctgcggtgtatccttgggtaaatcacttcacttctctgggtctcagttatctcatctgtaaaatggtgtttgagattgtgagccccacgtgggacagagactgtgtccaacctgatttgcttaaatccaacccagcgcttagaacagtgcctggcacgtagtaagtgctcaaaaaataccataattattagtattattattacccctgctgCTCCCCCAAAGCAGGGGTCCGGTCTCCCCAGTCTGGAAGGCAGAGCTCCCCTCGCCCATCTTGCCCAGTGCTGCCAGCTCCTTGCATTATATGGCAGAGTAGCTAGAGccggagtctgggagtcaaaaggtcgcgggttctaatatcagctccgccacttgtctgctgtgtgaccgtggacagacaaatcgtttcacttctgtgagcctcagttgcctcatctggaaaatggggattatgactgggagccttatgtggggcaggagctgtgtccaacccaatttgcttgtatccaccccagtgctttgtacagtgcctggcacatagtgagcatgtaagaaatgccacgattattaattGTTCATTAATATTACTACACCCGAGAGATGGGCACGGTGTCGAGGACATAGCACGCTCAGTGGCTCGGAAATGGAGAAGGCGGGGTGGGCGTGGAGCGTGATGAGATTTGGGATGTGGGTTGGACCCGTGgggctgacctttgaccccagagaGTATCATGGTTCAACACTGGGGGCTCTTGGGGGTCTTGTTTCCGGCATGAGGAGACCTGCGAGGGGGCGGAGGCCAGCTGTCCGGAATGACCTCCGCCTCGGCCCTCAAAGAAAGGATGTCCACAAAATGATTTCCCACCCCGCATCAACGTTATCaacatcaaagatatttattgagcgcttactatgtgccgagcactgtaccgagtgccgaggagagtacaacccaacagaactggcagaattgttccttgcccacagtgagctgacagagtAGAAGGGGCTTCTACTCATCCTCCGCCCACCATCACCAACCCCCTGCTCCAGGGAGACTCTGGGGTCCAGCAGATGTATGTGGGGCCGGGGATGgccacagaggggagagaggcagcagcAGTCTCCGGGGGGAGGGCTCAGCCCCTAATTGGACCCTAAGTTCCCTCCCACGCCAGAAGGAGGTCCAAGGGACAGGAAGACCAGGGAAGCCGAGATCCGGGGCGGTCACACGGTGGTAATGTTGGCCACCGAAGAGCTCTGGGAGGACGGGATCCGGTGACGGACGAGGAAGTCCTTACTGACCAGCCCGCGGGCGGCCAGGATCCTCAGCAGGCTGTGCCGGAACTTCTGGCCCACGAAGGCGTAGACGATGGGGTTGAGGCAGCTGTGCAGGTAGCCCAGCACCGGGGTGACCACCAGGGCACGGTCCACGTGGTCCCGCAGGCCACAGCTGTCAGTCAACACTTTGACCCACATGAGGGAGTCGATCACCAGGATCACGTTGTAGGGCAGCCAGCAGAGCAGGAAGACCAGCACCACCGCCAAGACGACACGCATGGCCCGGTGCTTCTGGCCCATGCGGGCACGGAACAGGACGGCCAGGGTGCGGCCGTAGCAGAAGAGCATgaccaggaggggcaggaggaagccgAAGGTCTGCTGCAACAAGCGCAGGATCACCCGCCAGCGGGCCGTGTCTTTGCCCATGTTCTCGTAGCAGACGGGGGTGGAGTTGGGCGGGGTGAAGACATCCCGGAGGACCAGGGCGGGCAGGGCCAGCAGGAAGGACAGGATCCAGAGGCCCAGGCAGACGAAGACGACCCAGCGGCGCTGGTGGGCTGCAGACCGGGTGGCGTGCACGATGGCCAGGTAGCGGTCGACGCTGAtgcaggccagcagcaggacgCCGCTGTAGAAGTTGAGGTCCTGCAGGACGGACACCAGCTTGCAGAGGACCGTGCCGAAGAGCCAGCCGGTCACCTGGTAGGCGGCCCAGAAGGGCAGGGTCAGGGCGAAGAGCAGATCGGCCCCGGCCAGGTTGAGCAGGTAGACGTCGGTCACCGTGCGGTGCGGGCGGTTGTGGAGGACCACCAGCGCCACCAGTGAGTTCCCCACCACGTTGAACAGGAAGACCAGGCCGTAGAGCGCTGCCAGGGCAGGCCGCATCACAGCCCCAGGCTCGCGCCGGCAAGGGGCCGACATCCCGACCGTGGACAAGAAGTCATCCAGGCTAGGGGAGTAGCTGCTGTAGTCCGACACGTTAGAATAGGAGAAGAGTTCGTCGAGGTCCACTAAGTGGTTCATCCCGAGGTCCGGCTCTCGACGAGCTGAGAGGATcggaatcgatcgatcggtcaagccgtggtattcattgagcgcttcctgtgtgcagggcaatcgGTCGGAAGATTCGACTATAGATGGTGTTCACTGAGCgccaataagaagaagaagaagaagaagagttgtggtatttgttaatagtaatgatggtacttgctaatgatggtataataatggtatctgttaagcggttactatgtaccaagtgctgttctaagcgctggggtagatacaaggtaatcaagttgtcccacgcggggctcacagtcttaatcctcattttccaaatgaggtcactgaggtacagaaaagttaagtgacttgcccaaagtcacacagctgacaagtggtagagctgggattagaacccacaatctctgactcccaaacgtgtgctctttccactaagccacacgcttactgtgtgccaaggcacagttttaagcactggggtagatacaagttaaccaggtcggattcaatccctgttcctcagtgGGCTCacgctcacccccattttacagatgaggtaactgaggtccagagaagtgaaatgacttgcccaagttcacacagcagacaagtggtggagctaggatgagatatcaggtctttctgactcccaggcccatgcactatccactaagccacactgcacttatgtagtaagcactggggtagtgtaGTTCGTATAACTAATCATGTTAGAGCTCAGACcttggagttggaaggacctgggttctaatcccgggtctgccactcgtctgctgtgcgaacttggaagagtcacttcacttctctgggcctcagtttcctcacctatataatggggattgatgatggtatttgttaagcgcttaataataataatgttggcatttgttaagcacttactatatgctaagcactgttctaagtgctgggatagatacaaggtaatcaagttgtcccacgtgaagctcacagtcttcatcctcattttacagatgaggtcactgaggcacagagaagttaagtgacttgcccaaaatcacacagctgataagtggcggagccgggatttaggacccacgacctctgactcccaagcccagactctttccactgagtcacgctgcttctgaagactCTGAgattaagcctctgagccccacgtggaaaagggactgtgcccaacccgaatagcttggatctcccccagtgcttagaatgcagagaagcagcgtggctcagtggaaagagcgtgggcataggagtcagaggtcatcagttctaatcccgactccaccaccagtcagctttgtgactttgggcaagttacttaatttctcggtgcctcgtttacctcatctgtaaaatggggacacagactctgagcctcacgtgggagaatctgattaccctgtatctatctcagcacttagaacagtgcttggcatatagtaagcatttaacaaataccaacattattatcattattattattatgattaatggtgactggcacatagtaagcgcttagcaaaaaccatattACAAAaaagatacctgccctcaagaagctttcaatctgctgtgagtagggcactgtactgaactcttggaagaatccaatagcgttggtagacatgatcgatGCCTTAAAGG comes from the Ornithorhynchus anatinus isolate Pmale09 chromosome 1, mOrnAna1.pri.v4, whole genome shotgun sequence genome and includes:
- the LOC100083635 gene encoding C-X-C chemokine receptor type 1-like; translated protein: MNHLVDLDELFSYSNVSDYSSYSPSLDDFLSTVGMSAPCRREPGAVMRPALAALYGLVFLFNVVGNSLVALVVLHNRPHRTVTDVYLLNLAGADLLFALTLPFWAAYQVTGWLFGTVLCKLVSVLQDLNFYSGVLLLACISVDRYLAIVHATRSAAHQRRWVVFVCLGLWILSFLLALPALVLRDVFTPPNSTPVCYENMGKDTARWRVILRLLQQTFGFLLPLLVMLFCYGRTLAVLFRARMGQKHRAMRVVLAVVLVFLLCWLPYNVILVIDSLMWVKVLTDSCGLRDHVDRALVVTPVLGYLHSCLNPIVYAFVGQKFRHSLLRILAARGLVSKDFLVRHRIPSSQSSSVANITTV